In the Nocardia asteroides genome, TCCGTCCAGGTGCGTGCTCATCGACTACCTCCCGGCCGGGCCGAAGCGTTCGGTGCGGATCAGGGCCGGATCGTGCCCGAGCTCGACGAGCTGGGCCGCGGTGGCCTCGACGAAGCCGGTCGGCCCGCAGACGTAGCAGGTGACGTCCGGCGCGGGGGCGAGCCCGTGCTCGGTCAGCTCGGCGGCGGTGAGCCTGCCGGGGTCGCGGGGGTAGCCCTCCGGCACCCGCCTGGTGTACGCGACGAAGACGCCGTCGGCGTCCAGCTCCGGGCCGTAGTAGCGCTGCGCCGGGGTGCGTAGCGCATACAGCGCCCGCACCGGGACCCTGGCGTTCGCCGCGCGGCGCGCCCGCAGCATGGCCATGATCGGCACCACCCCGGAGCCGCCCGCGACCAGCATCGCCGGGCCGCCGGTGGCCGGATCCCAGACGAACCAGCCGCCGACCGGGCCGCGCAGCTCGACGCTCGCGCCGACCGGCAGCTCGTCCACCAGGTAGCCGGAGACCTCGCCGTCCGGCACCCGCTGCACGGTGAGCTCGACGATGTCGCCGTCGGCGGGCGCGGCCAGGGAGTAGCTGCGCACCGCCCGGTAGCCGTCCGGCGCGGTGAGCCGGACGTCGACGTGCTGCCCGGGCAGGTGCCCGGGCCAGTCCGCGACCCGCAGCAGCAGGGTGCGGGCGGTCGGCGTCTCGAAGCGCTCGCCCGCCAGTTCGGCGGGGCGCCAGCCGCGGGCCGCGGTCAGTCGTCCCGGTACCGCTGCTCGCGCCATGGGTCTCCGTAGTCGTGGTAGCCGGCGGCCTCCCAGAAGCCCTGCTCGTCGCGGTCGAGCAGCCGGATGCCGCGCACCCACTTGGCCGACTTCCAGAAGTAGAGGTGCGGGACGAGCAGCCGCGCCGGGCCGCCGTGCTCGGGGTCGAGCTCGGCGCCGCCGTAGCGGTGCGCCACCCAGGCCTTGCCGTCGAGCAGGTCGTCCAGCGGGAGGTTGGTGGTGTAGCCGCCGTAGCTGTACACCAGCGCGTACTCGGCCTGGGTCTCGACCGCGCCGAGCAGGGTGTCCAGCGAGACGCCGGTCCAGTCGGTGTCGAGCTTGCTCCAGCGGGTCACGCAGTGGATGTCGACGTGCGGCTGCTCCTGCGGCAGCGCCAGGAACTCCGCGCGGCTCCAGGTGGTCTCGGCGCCGGTCTCGTCGGTGACGGTGAAGCTCCAGCGCTCCGGGGCGATCCGCGGCGTCGGGCCCGCGGAGAGCACCGGGAAGTCCTTGGTCAGGTACTGCCCCGGCGGCAGCCGGTCGTCGGCCCCGCGGGCCCGGCCGCGGAACCCGGGCGAGAAGATGGCCATGCCGAGGATCGTAACCCCCTGGTTGCCGGGGTGCAGCGCTCAGCGCTGGAGCCGGTCGAGGAAGGCGCGCAGGTTCTCCCGCACCCGCTCGACCTTCTCCTCGGTGCTCAGGTTCTCGCGGTAGCGGTTGCCGAGCGCGGGACGTCTGCGGCCGCGGGCGTAGAGCGAGCAGGCCAGGTCGGTGCACATGAGGGTGCCGACCGAGTCGCCGCGGCGCCCGGCCTCGCCCGCCTTGTGCGCGGTGAGCAGCGAGACGCCGCCGCCGGTGTGCGTGGTCAGGCAGATGGTGCACATCTGGGCCCGGCCGGAGCCGCCGGTCTCGTAGCGCAGCGCGACCCCGATCGGGCCGTCGGCGCCGGGCGCGACCAGGTAGCAGCGGCCGGGCAGCGAGCGATCGCTCCAGCCCAGGAAGTCGAGGTCGTCCCAGGGCCGCTCGGCCAGGTCGCGGGGTACCGGCAGCCGCTTGGCCTCGCCCTTGGAACAGTTGACGAACGACGAGCGGATCTCGCCCTCGGTGATCGGATCCATGCGACCGACGGTACGAATTCCGCGCCCGGGGGACAACGCAATTTCCGTACCACCCCCATTCGCTACTTGTTTGCCCGATCCCGAGCGGGGCACCGCCGATGCGCGCACGATGAAGGCACAACGATCACCGAGACAGGAGGTCGACATGCCCCATCGCGACACCCCGTGGCCGACCGGCACCCCGTGCTGGGTCGATTGCCAGGTCGACGACACGCACCGGGCCGCGGCGTTCTACGGCGCGCTGTTCGGCTGGAAGATCGAGGACGGCGGCGCCGAGTTCGGCGGCTACCTCATGGCCATGCGCAACGACCGCGCCGCCGCCGGGATCGGCCCGAAACCACCGGAGATGGCCATGCCGTCGGCGTGGACCACCTACCTCGCCACCGAGAGCGCCGACCGCACCGCCGAGGCGGTGACGGGCGGCGGCGGCGCCCTGCTCGTCCCGCCCTTCGACGTGCTCACCGTCGGGCGGATGCTGGTCGCCGCCGACCCGACCGGCGCCGCCTTCGGGGTCTGGCAGGCGGGCGAGCACAACGGCGCCGGAATCTACAACGAGCACGGCGCCTACTGCTGGAACGAGCTGCACACCGACGGCTACCGGCGCGCGCAGGAGTTCTACACCGGGGTCTTCGGCTGGGCCTACACCGAGATCGGCGACGGCGCGAACGTCGTCTACTCGACCTTCGCGCACGCCGCCGACGGCGAACCACTCGGCGGCATCAATCAGGCCGCGGCACCGTCCTACTGGCTGACCTGGTTCCAGGTCGACGACACCGACGCGGCGCTGCGGCACGCCGCCGAGCTCGGCGCCACGGTGCTGAGCGGGCCGGACGACGGTCCGTTCGGGCGGATGGGCATCCTGCGCGGCCCGCAGGACGAGGTCTTCGCCGTCATCGACCCGACCCGGACGGTGGCCCCGCCGCCCGGCGGCTGAGCACGGGGCGAATCCCGCGGGAGCCGCGGCGGATGGTCGCGGCCCCGGTCAACTGCCGCGATTCTCCCCGAGCTCCTCGACGATCGGGTTGACCGGCACCGCGCGCTCCCGCTCGGTCACCGTCGGGTGCGCGTGGTCGCGGTGCTGGGCGGCCTTCTCGGCGGCCGAGCGGCCGTCGTCCAGCGTCACCGACTGCACCACCTCGCCGACGTTCGCGTACTCCACCGGCGGGATCGCGTTCAGCGCGCGCACGGTGTCGTCGTCGGCGCCCGCCTCGGTCGCGGAGCGCACCAGCTCGGTCTTCTCGGCCGGGAAGTCGGCCTCGGCGAGCGCGCGGTGCACCCGCTCCACATCGGTCGTCACCATCTCGAATCCTTCCCCGGGCCGGGCTCGGCCCTCGATCCTGCAGTGCCGATCCCGGCGGTACCCGGGCGGCAGGACCGCGAAACCGGCTCAGCCGCGCAGGCCGTCCAGCGCGAGCGCGAGGCAGCGCTGCCCGGCCTCGGCCCCGGCCTCCGCACCGAGCAGCGACATCGCCCAGATCAGGTGCGCCACGTCGGTGTCGCGGAGGTCGGGGCGCACCACCCCGGCGGCCCTGGCCCGCGCCAGCACGGCGGTGAGCCGAGCGGCCCCGTCCCGGCAGGCATCGGCGATCACGGCGGCCGCGGAATGCTCGCGCACCAGCAACTCCAGCAACCCGCGGTCGGCGGTCATGTGCGCGACCAGCCCCGCGCAGAACCCGGTCAGCGCCCGCCACGGGTCGGGCTCGGCGTCGGCCGCGGCGGCCAGCTCGCCGAGCACCGCGAGCCGCTCCGGCAGCAGCGCCTCGATCAGCGCGTCGCGGTGCGGGAAGTGGTTGTAGAGCGTGCCGATGCTCACCCCGGCCCGGCGGGCCACCTCCTCCAGCGACCCGTCCAGCCCCTGCGCGGTGAAGACCTCGGCCGCCTCGCGCAGCAGCTTCTCGCGGTTGCGGGCGGCGTCGCGACGCAGCGGTCGGGTGGGCACGGCGCCATTCTACGAAATCGAGGCGCCCCTCGAGTTCCGTGGTACCGTGCGGTAAATCGAGGCCCCCCTCACTTTTGGAGGTAGCAATGTCCCCTTCCCCCATCGCCCTCGTCGTCGGCGCCGGTCCCGGCCTCGGCCTCGCCATCGCGCGGCGGTTCGGCCGCGCGGGACTCGGCGTGGTGCTGGTGTCCCGCTCGGCCGAGCGGCACCCGCGCTACC is a window encoding:
- a CDS encoding FAD-binding oxidoreductase; this translates as MARAAVPGRLTAARGWRPAELAGERFETPTARTLLLRVADWPGHLPGQHVDVRLTAPDGYRAVRSYSLAAPADGDIVELTVQRVPDGEVSGYLVDELPVGASVELRGPVGGWFVWDPATGGPAMLVAGGSGVVPIMAMLRARRAANARVPVRALYALRTPAQRYYGPELDADGVFVAYTRRVPEGYPRDPGRLTAAELTEHGLAPAPDVTCYVCGPTGFVEATAAQLVELGHDPALIRTERFGPAGR
- a CDS encoding sulfite oxidase-like oxidoreductase — encoded protein: MAIFSPGFRGRARGADDRLPPGQYLTKDFPVLSAGPTPRIAPERWSFTVTDETGAETTWSRAEFLALPQEQPHVDIHCVTRWSKLDTDWTGVSLDTLLGAVETQAEYALVYSYGGYTTNLPLDDLLDGKAWVAHRYGGAELDPEHGGPARLLVPHLYFWKSAKWVRGIRLLDRDEQGFWEAAGYHDYGDPWREQRYRDD
- a CDS encoding FBP domain-containing protein, yielding MDPITEGEIRSSFVNCSKGEAKRLPVPRDLAERPWDDLDFLGWSDRSLPGRCYLVAPGADGPIGVALRYETGGSGRAQMCTICLTTHTGGGVSLLTAHKAGEAGRRGDSVGTLMCTDLACSLYARGRRRPALGNRYRENLSTEEKVERVRENLRAFLDRLQR
- a CDS encoding VOC family protein, whose translation is MPHRDTPWPTGTPCWVDCQVDDTHRAAAFYGALFGWKIEDGGAEFGGYLMAMRNDRAAAGIGPKPPEMAMPSAWTTYLATESADRTAEAVTGGGGALLVPPFDVLTVGRMLVAADPTGAAFGVWQAGEHNGAGIYNEHGAYCWNELHTDGYRRAQEFYTGVFGWAYTEIGDGANVVYSTFAHAADGEPLGGINQAAAPSYWLTWFQVDDTDAALRHAAELGATVLSGPDDGPFGRMGILRGPQDEVFAVIDPTRTVAPPPGG
- a CDS encoding DUF2795 domain-containing protein, whose protein sequence is MVTTDVERVHRALAEADFPAEKTELVRSATEAGADDDTVRALNAIPPVEYANVGEVVQSVTLDDGRSAAEKAAQHRDHAHPTVTERERAVPVNPIVEELGENRGS
- a CDS encoding TetR/AcrR family transcriptional regulator; translation: MPTRPLRRDAARNREKLLREAAEVFTAQGLDGSLEEVARRAGVSIGTLYNHFPHRDALIEALLPERLAVLGELAAAADAEPDPWRALTGFCAGLVAHMTADRGLLELLVREHSAAAVIADACRDGAARLTAVLARARAAGVVRPDLRDTDVAHLIWAMSLLGAEAGAEAGQRCLALALDGLRG